Proteins encoded by one window of Lutibacter sp. A64:
- a CDS encoding TonB-dependent receptor — translation MRKLFIITLAIFTINSAFSQETKKDTLSTEEILVVKPYTPKISDAFKVKSNPNIDTTTTIEKEKVTYSIFSIPVASTFTPSKGKAKSVQRAPKERLFENYISAGFGNFTSPLFEAYIHTGDPRYNDLGVFINHHSSEGGIKDLQLDDNFADTRIDGFYKFFDKYYNWQINAGVQRKLYNYYGTAVNFDETILNTIDEKQIYKNIYVGGNIEFNDSFFKGATAELMNFSDNYKSNEFRFKIAPKLEFPISTELINAEFLVDLVKGKFKQNYLTTDDLKYSYLNLGVSPNFEVLRDNLTINLGAKIYYSSDLDNKTNEFYAYPNVTASLKLIDEIFILVAGATGDLVQNTYQDYTLLNPYVSPTLDIQQTDKQYKAFAGAKGKLASNIAYNFNVSHTNEQNKPLFLQNASKTDGTFEVTNAYEAGNSFNVIYDNVKTLGFFGELTIDASKEFNFGSTINYNNYSTENEAEAWNLPEITATISADFQKNKWFAGAKLFYSGATKDFVISYGQIPEEGTVVKNKSYMDLNINGGYIFSDRLTAFAKLNNALGEKYEPFVNYQVQPLQILAGITYKFDL, via the coding sequence ATGCGAAAGCTATTTATAATAACACTAGCTATTTTTACAATTAATAGTGCTTTTTCTCAAGAAACTAAAAAAGATACTTTAAGTACTGAAGAAATTTTAGTAGTAAAACCCTACACTCCAAAAATTTCTGACGCTTTTAAGGTAAAGTCAAATCCAAATATAGACACCACAACCACAATAGAAAAAGAAAAGGTAACCTATAGTATTTTTTCTATTCCAGTAGCATCTACTTTTACACCTTCAAAAGGTAAAGCTAAAAGTGTACAAAGAGCGCCAAAAGAACGTTTATTCGAAAATTACATTTCTGCTGGTTTTGGAAACTTTACCAGTCCGCTTTTTGAAGCATATATACACACTGGAGATCCAAGATATAACGATTTAGGTGTATTTATTAACCATCATTCTTCTGAAGGTGGAATTAAAGATTTACAATTAGATGATAATTTTGCTGATACGCGTATAGATGGTTTTTATAAATTTTTCGACAAATATTATAACTGGCAAATTAATGCTGGCGTACAACGTAAGCTCTATAATTATTATGGAACGGCTGTAAATTTTGATGAAACAATTTTAAATACTATTGATGAAAAACAAATATATAAAAATATTTATGTAGGTGGAAACATTGAATTTAATGATTCCTTTTTTAAAGGAGCCACTGCAGAATTAATGAATTTTTCAGATAACTATAAAAGTAACGAGTTTAGATTTAAAATAGCTCCTAAATTAGAATTTCCAATTTCTACAGAATTAATAAATGCTGAGTTTTTAGTTGACTTAGTAAAAGGAAAGTTTAAACAAAATTACCTTACAACAGATGATCTTAAATATAGCTATTTAAACTTAGGAGTAAGTCCTAATTTTGAAGTATTAAGAGATAATTTAACCATTAACTTAGGTGCTAAAATTTACTATTCTAGCGACCTAGACAATAAAACAAATGAATTTTATGCATACCCAAATGTAACAGCTTCTTTAAAGTTAATTGATGAAATTTTTATTTTGGTTGCTGGTGCTACAGGAGATTTAGTGCAAAATACTTATCAAGATTATACACTCTTAAATCCATATGTTTCACCAACTTTAGACATTCAACAAACCGATAAACAATACAAAGCTTTCGCAGGAGCAAAAGGAAAACTCGCTTCAAATATTGCTTATAATTTTAATGTGAGCCATACAAACGAACAAAATAAACCGTTGTTTCTTCAAAATGCATCCAAAACAGATGGTACATTTGAAGTTACAAACGCTTATGAAGCAGGAAATTCTTTTAATGTAATTTACGACAATGTTAAAACTCTTGGCTTTTTTGGAGAATTAACCATCGATGCTTCAAAAGAATTTAATTTTGGAAGTACTATTAATTACAATAATTATTCTACAGAAAATGAAGCAGAAGCTTGGAATTTACCAGAAATTACTGCAACTATTTCTGCCGATTTTCAAAAAAATAAATGGTTTGCAGGTGCAAAATTATTTTATAGCGGAGCAACAAAAGACTTTGTAATCTCATACGGTCAAATTCCTGAGGAAGGAACTGTTGTAAAAAATAAATCGTATATGGATTTAAACATAAATGGTGGTTATATTTTCTCTGACAGACTAACAGCTTTTGCAAAACTAAACAATGCTCTTGGTGAAAAATACGAACCTTTTGTAAATTACCAAGTACAACCGTTACAAATTTTAGCAGGTATCACCTACAAATTTGATTTGTAA
- the trpB gene encoding tryptophan synthase subunit beta, whose protein sequence is MNYFVDENGYYGQFGGAYIPEMLYPNVEELRQNYLKIMQEASFKKEFDALLKEYVGRPTPLYFAKRLSEKYKTKIYLKREDLCHTGAHKVNNTIGQILMAKRLGKNRIIAETGAGQHGVATATVCALMGLECIVYMGEIDIARQAPNVARMKMLGATVVPALSGSRTLKDATNEAIRDWINNPVDTHYIIGSVVGPHPYPDMVARFQSVISEEMKWQLKEKEGKENPDYVIACVGGGSNAAGAFYYYLDEEQVKLIAVEAAGLGVDSGESAATSVLGNEGVIHGSKTLLMQTEDGQITEPYSISAGLDYPGVGPLHAHLCESKRAEFVSITDDEAMQAGLELCELEGIIPAIESSHALAVFAQKEFKKDDVVILNLSGRGDKDLDTYIKYFKF, encoded by the coding sequence ATGAATTATTTTGTAGATGAAAATGGGTATTACGGACAGTTTGGTGGAGCATACATTCCAGAGATGTTATATCCAAATGTAGAAGAATTACGTCAGAATTACTTAAAAATAATGCAAGAAGCTTCTTTTAAAAAAGAGTTTGATGCATTATTGAAAGAATATGTTGGACGACCAACTCCCTTGTATTTTGCCAAAAGATTATCAGAAAAATATAAAACAAAAATATATTTAAAACGTGAAGATTTATGCCATACAGGAGCTCATAAAGTAAATAATACTATTGGGCAAATTTTAATGGCAAAACGTTTAGGTAAAAACCGAATTATTGCCGAAACAGGGGCAGGGCAACATGGAGTTGCAACAGCAACAGTTTGTGCACTAATGGGCTTAGAATGTATTGTGTATATGGGAGAAATAGACATTGCACGTCAGGCTCCAAATGTAGCACGTATGAAAATGTTAGGTGCAACAGTTGTACCAGCATTATCGGGTAGTAGAACTTTAAAAGATGCAACAAACGAGGCTATTAGAGATTGGATTAATAACCCGGTAGATACACATTATATTATTGGTTCTGTAGTTGGTCCACATCCTTATCCAGATATGGTAGCGCGTTTTCAATCTGTTATTTCTGAAGAAATGAAATGGCAATTAAAAGAAAAAGAAGGAAAAGAAAATCCGGATTATGTTATTGCTTGTGTTGGTGGTGGAAGTAATGCTGCAGGAGCTTTTTATTATTATTTAGATGAAGAACAAGTAAAATTAATAGCTGTTGAAGCAGCTGGTTTAGGAGTTGATTCTGGAGAAAGTGCTGCAACTAGTGTTTTAGGAAATGAAGGTGTTATTCACGGAAGTAAAACATTATTAATGCAAACGGAAGATGGTCAAATTACTGAGCCTTATTCAATTTCAGCAGGGTTAGATTATCCTGGAGTTGGACCCTTACACGCACATTTATGTGAAAGTAAAAGAGCAGAGTTTGTTTCAATTACAGACGATGAAGCAATGCAAGCTGGTTTAGAATTATGCGAATTAGAAGGAATTATTCCTGCAATTGAAAGTTCACATGCATTGGCTGTTTTTGCCCAAAAAGAGTTTAAAAAAGACGATGTTGTAATATTGAATTTATCGGGTAGAGGAGATAAGGATTTAGATACCTATATTAAATATTTTAAGTTTTAA
- a CDS encoding amidohydrolase, producing the protein MKKLAILILSILISSCEKKEAIDSIIINANIYTVNQNFDKAEAFAINKGKIVDVGSTLEIQVKYAPTFINDVKGKTILPGFIDAHCHFLGLGLQQQKVDVSGTKNFEEVLSKISQFQKKNNVSFITGRGWDQNDWETKEFPTKEKLDELFPKTPVAISRIDGHALLANQAAIDLAGVTVNTKAEGGYILKENGKLTGVFIDGPMELIEAIIPKPSKKEIVKALKDAEKICIDLGLTTVDDAGLSKETIEIIDSLQQTGELKMRIYAMVSASNANIDYFTKKGILKTDRLNVRSFKVYADGALGSRGAAMKQSYSDKHNHFGALVTPLEDLGRYAEKIAASDFQMNTHAIGDSANFVMLKTYKKVLKGKKDRRWRIEHAQIIDKSDFSYFNNILPSVQPTHATSDMYWAEDRIGADRIKGAYAFKDLLNTYGKVALGTDFPVEKVSPFLTFYAAVARKDLNNYPENGFQMENALTREETLKGMTIWAAYSNFEEMEKGSIEIGKMADFIILNKDIMTVTAEKIPYIQVEETFIGGERVK; encoded by the coding sequence ATGAAAAAGCTGGCCATTTTAATTTTAAGTATTCTAATTTCTTCTTGTGAAAAAAAAGAAGCAATAGATAGCATTATTATTAATGCAAACATTTATACAGTTAATCAAAATTTTGATAAAGCTGAAGCTTTTGCCATAAATAAGGGCAAAATTGTAGACGTTGGATCAACACTTGAAATACAAGTTAAATATGCGCCAACCTTTATAAATGATGTAAAAGGAAAAACCATTTTACCTGGTTTTATAGATGCTCATTGCCATTTTTTAGGTCTAGGCTTACAACAACAAAAAGTTGATGTATCTGGAACAAAAAATTTTGAAGAAGTTTTATCTAAAATTTCCCAATTTCAAAAGAAAAATAACGTTTCTTTTATAACTGGTCGCGGTTGGGATCAAAATGATTGGGAAACTAAAGAATTTCCAACAAAAGAAAAATTAGATGAATTATTTCCAAAAACACCAGTTGCTATATCAAGAATTGATGGTCATGCATTATTGGCAAATCAGGCTGCAATAGATCTAGCAGGTGTTACTGTAAATACAAAAGCTGAAGGTGGTTATATTCTAAAAGAAAATGGAAAATTAACGGGTGTCTTTATTGATGGTCCAATGGAATTAATTGAAGCCATAATTCCAAAACCTTCAAAAAAAGAAATTGTAAAAGCATTAAAAGATGCTGAAAAAATCTGTATTGATTTAGGATTAACAACTGTAGACGATGCCGGACTGTCGAAAGAAACTATTGAAATAATTGATAGTTTACAACAAACTGGAGAACTTAAAATGAGAATCTATGCAATGGTGTCTGCTAGTAATGCTAATATAGATTATTTTACAAAAAAAGGCATATTAAAAACAGACCGTTTAAATGTGCGTTCATTTAAAGTATATGCTGATGGTGCTTTGGGTTCTCGCGGCGCGGCTATGAAACAATCTTATAGCGATAAACACAATCATTTTGGAGCATTAGTTACTCCTTTAGAAGATTTAGGACGTTACGCTGAAAAAATTGCTGCATCAGATTTTCAAATGAATACACATGCAATTGGCGATTCTGCAAATTTTGTAATGTTAAAAACCTATAAAAAAGTTTTAAAAGGTAAAAAAGATAGACGTTGGAGAATTGAACATGCACAAATTATTGATAAATCAGACTTTAGCTACTTTAATAATATTTTACCATCTGTACAACCAACACACGCAACATCTGATATGTATTGGGCAGAAGACAGAATTGGAGCTGATAGAATTAAAGGAGCTTATGCGTTTAAAGATTTATTGAACACCTACGGAAAAGTAGCTCTAGGAACCGATTTTCCTGTTGAAAAAGTGAGCCCTTTTTTAACTTTTTATGCTGCTGTTGCACGAAAAGATTTAAACAATTACCCAGAAAATGGTTTTCAAATGGAAAATGCTTTAACGCGTGAAGAAACATTAAAAGGAATGACAATTTGGGCAGCTTATTCTAATTTTGAAGAAATGGAAAAAGGAAGTATTGAAATAGGTAAAATGGCAGATTTCATCATTCTAAACAAAGATATTATGACTGTTACAGCTGAAAAAATTCCGTACATACAAGTTGAAGAAACTTTTATTGGAGGAGAACGTGTAAAATAG
- a CDS encoding FUSC family protein, with the protein MEMLGKINRFIKSFSFLKAFVLAFSMLIPILISNAVLGDITVGFSIALGVLFCSPTDVPGSLRHKFYGILIAVFLSFCFTFLFGLIGQTNWIIIPVLGIAVFLVSYLSVFGFRASLISFSGLMSIILSFAYDGTKISLINHALLVASGGIWYLILSMSASLLLPKIQTDQLFVSLIEKTAAFLKVRGSLLVCKTNRDELYHKLFKLQTEINEDHESIREIILSKRTNSGFSHRTRRQQLLFSELMDILELAVSNPVNYEEFDKVFKKHTEKIETFKELTFELADQLEHISKVIRKEEKLKPNTKIPEILKDIQRNIDYYTILVGLPKARVGSLMLINLKHYQEKQIQSLIGIERILGNYISNNKIIDIKDANRFITPQDYDFKKLIENFSFKSPIFKHSLRLSIIVIIGFLVGSFFSMQNPYWILITIVVIMRPSYGLTRERSIQRVIGTLIGAAIATAIIFITQNTVVYSVIAISSLLLAFSIIQSNYRNAAIFITLEVVFVYAIIDPNVLSVIKFRIIDTLIGATLAFLANYFLLPAWQFQSIQESFKEAIEANCAFLKQIDIFYHKKGEVPTVYKLSRKEAFLAIGNLNAAFQRMSQDPKSKQKEYAVIYKLITLNNTFLSSLTALGMFIRNNKTTIVPVHFEVIVSHIITRLKLAVALLDDKERLIDIERSEVEIAQKKYEAYFKNLSKQSDKELEEGLEISKEMRAQLKETQLVSEQINWLFNLSEKLISSIKKIKANRENKV; encoded by the coding sequence ATGGAAATGTTAGGTAAAATAAATAGATTTATTAAAAGTTTTAGTTTTTTAAAAGCATTTGTATTAGCTTTTTCAATGCTTATTCCAATACTAATCTCAAATGCAGTTTTAGGTGATATTACAGTTGGGTTTAGTATAGCTTTAGGTGTTTTGTTTTGCTCTCCAACCGATGTTCCTGGAAGTTTAAGACATAAGTTTTATGGGATTTTAATAGCTGTATTTTTATCGTTTTGCTTTACTTTTTTATTTGGTTTAATTGGTCAAACTAACTGGATAATAATTCCAGTTTTAGGAATTGCTGTTTTCTTAGTATCCTATCTTTCAGTTTTTGGTTTTAGAGCTTCACTTATATCATTTTCAGGTTTAATGTCAATTATATTAAGTTTTGCTTATGATGGAACTAAAATTTCTTTAATTAATCACGCTTTATTAGTTGCATCGGGTGGTATTTGGTATTTAATTTTATCAATGTCGGCTTCATTGCTGCTTCCAAAAATACAAACAGATCAATTATTTGTAAGTTTAATTGAAAAAACAGCTGCTTTTTTAAAAGTTAGAGGATCATTGTTAGTATGTAAAACAAATAGAGATGAATTGTATCACAAACTATTTAAATTACAGACTGAAATAAATGAAGATCACGAATCTATAAGAGAAATTATTTTAAGTAAACGAACTAATTCTGGATTTTCACATAGAACAAGAAGACAGCAATTATTATTTTCAGAATTAATGGATATTTTAGAATTAGCAGTTTCTAATCCTGTTAATTATGAAGAATTTGATAAGGTTTTTAAAAAACATACAGAAAAAATAGAAACTTTTAAAGAGCTTACTTTTGAACTTGCAGATCAGTTAGAACACATTTCAAAGGTAATTAGAAAAGAAGAAAAATTAAAACCGAATACGAAAATCCCAGAAATTTTAAAAGATATTCAAAGAAATATAGATTATTATACTATTTTAGTTGGGTTGCCAAAAGCTAGAGTAGGGAGTTTAATGTTGATAAATCTTAAACACTATCAAGAAAAGCAAATACAAAGCCTTATTGGTATAGAGCGTATATTAGGAAATTATATTTCTAATAATAAAATTATAGATATTAAAGATGCTAATAGATTTATAACACCTCAAGATTACGACTTTAAAAAGCTTATAGAAAATTTTAGTTTTAAATCTCCAATTTTTAAACATTCTTTACGCCTTTCAATAATTGTTATTATTGGTTTTTTAGTAGGAAGTTTTTTTTCAATGCAAAACCCATATTGGATTTTAATTACAATTGTGGTAATTATGCGCCCAAGTTATGGGTTAACAAGAGAGCGTTCTATACAGCGGGTTATTGGTACTTTAATTGGCGCAGCAATAGCAACCGCTATAATTTTTATCACTCAAAATACGGTAGTTTACAGCGTAATAGCAATATCGTCTTTGCTATTGGCATTTTCAATAATTCAATCTAATTATAGAAATGCAGCAATTTTTATTACACTAGAGGTTGTTTTTGTATATGCAATTATAGATCCGAATGTTTTATCGGTTATAAAGTTTAGAATTATAGATACGTTAATTGGTGCTACTTTGGCATTTTTAGCAAATTATTTTTTATTACCTGCTTGGCAATTTCAAAGTATTCAAGAGTCTTTTAAAGAAGCTATTGAGGCAAATTGTGCTTTTTTAAAACAAATTGATATTTTTTATCATAAAAAAGGAGAGGTTCCAACGGTTTATAAATTGTCTAGAAAAGAGGCTTTTTTAGCCATTGGAAATTTAAATGCAGCTTTTCAACGCATGAGTCAAGATCCTAAATCTAAGCAAAAGGAATATGCGGTTATTTATAAATTAATTACTTTAAATAATACATTTTTATCTTCGTTAACAGCTTTGGGTATGTTTATTAGAAATAATAAAACTACTATAGTTCCTGTTCACTTTGAAGTAATTGTAAGTCATATTATAACCAGGTTAAAACTTGCAGTAGCCCTTTTAGATGATAAAGAAAGACTTATAGATATAGAACGTTCTGAAGTTGAAATTGCTCAAAAAAAGTATGAAGCTTATTTTAAGAATTTATCTAAGCAAAGTGATAAAGAGCTAGAAGAAGGGTTAGAGATCTCTAAAGAAATGCGTGCTCAATTAAAAGAAACTCAGTTAGTTTCTGAACAGATAAATTGGTTATTTAACTTGTCAGAAAAATTAATTAGTTCTATTAAAAAAATTAAAGCTAATAGAGAAAATAAGGTGTAA
- a CDS encoding FKBP-type peptidyl-prolyl cis-trans isomerase has translation MKYFITLLVLVSFISCNDDDSSTINLNQTDADIIRYLDSNNLNAQKTTSGVYYIIDEEGTGDKPNTDSYVTLKYEGYLLDGTQFESTNDEEVSLDLLYTIPGFSEGLTYFNEGSKGTILIPPSLAFGDSGASDIIPGGAVLIFNIEIASVINAQNEDDILEYLLENDLEAERTDSGLYYIVETLGDGNSITENSAVTIKYTGTLTNGTIFDQSSDSGSYFYLQNTIPGFSEGISLFKEGGKGTLIIPPSLAYGENGSYDGTIPRNAIVIFEFEIL, from the coding sequence ATGAAGTATTTTATTACACTATTAGTATTAGTATCATTTATTTCTTGTAATGATGATGATTCTTCTACAATTAATCTTAATCAAACAGATGCAGATATTATTCGATATCTAGACAGCAATAACTTAAACGCACAAAAAACAACTTCAGGTGTATACTATATTATAGATGAAGAAGGTACTGGAGATAAACCAAATACAGATTCTTATGTTACCTTAAAATATGAAGGTTACCTTTTAGATGGAACCCAATTTGAATCTACGAATGATGAAGAAGTTTCTTTAGATCTTTTATACACTATTCCAGGATTTTCAGAAGGACTTACTTATTTTAATGAAGGTTCTAAAGGTACCATTTTAATTCCACCAAGCTTAGCTTTTGGAGATTCAGGAGCTTCAGATATAATTCCAGGTGGTGCAGTATTAATTTTTAATATTGAAATAGCTTCTGTAATAAATGCCCAAAATGAAGATGATATATTAGAATATCTTTTAGAAAATGATTTAGAAGCTGAACGCACAGATTCTGGTTTATATTATATTGTTGAAACCTTAGGTGATGGAAATAGTATTACAGAAAACTCTGCAGTAACAATTAAATATACAGGAACTTTAACAAACGGAACTATATTTGATCAAAGTAGTGATTCTGGTAGTTATTTTTACCTTCAAAATACAATTCCAGGTTTTTCTGAAGGAATTTCACTTTTTAAAGAAGGTGGTAAAGGTACACTTATTATACCTCCAAGTTTAGCATATGGTGAAAACGGTTCTTATGATGGAACAATTCCAAGAAATGCTATTGTAATCTTTGAGTTTGAAATTCTTTAA
- a CDS encoding uracil-DNA glycosylase family protein, whose product MNFIHKHPYQPFIPKNATKLIVGTLPPPRFSNGILKKGDVDFCYGSIDGQLWKILNKIFNLNLKFETTEFAIQQRKSFLEANNIGICDIVESCIRKKIEASDIGMQQVKLRNLIFYLQKSPKIDTLLLTGGNSKNGPEYHLRKLLKNLNIELTPINFETPRIHQFQLKKRIIKSVSLTAPSGAANRAVGSNPTYKLLKKKNPSFNTFDFRVLQYKEFFI is encoded by the coding sequence TTGAACTTTATACACAAACATCCATACCAACCTTTTATACCTAAAAATGCCACAAAATTAATTGTTGGCACCTTACCGCCTCCAAGATTTTCTAATGGAATTTTAAAAAAAGGAGATGTTGATTTTTGTTATGGAAGTATTGATGGACAACTATGGAAAATTTTAAATAAAATTTTTAACTTAAATTTAAAATTTGAAACTACTGAATTTGCCATTCAACAACGAAAAAGTTTTTTGGAAGCAAATAATATTGGTATTTGTGATATTGTTGAATCCTGTATACGTAAAAAAATAGAAGCGTCTGATATAGGTATGCAACAAGTCAAATTAAGAAACTTAATTTTTTATTTACAAAAATCACCAAAAATAGACACATTACTTTTAACTGGTGGCAATAGTAAAAACGGTCCAGAATATCATTTACGCAAATTACTAAAAAATTTAAATATTGAATTAACTCCTATTAATTTTGAAACGCCAAGAATTCATCAATTTCAATTAAAAAAAAGAATCATTAAAAGTGTTTCACTTACAGCTCCATCTGGAGCAGCAAATAGAGCTGTTGGAAGTAATCCAACATATAAACTCTTAAAAAAGAAAAATCCTAGTTTCAATACATTTGACTTCCGAGTTTTACAATATAAAGAGTTTTTTATATAA
- the trpA gene encoding tryptophan synthase subunit alpha, whose product MNRINKKIQEDKKLLSIYFTAGYPKLNDTVEVIESLEKSGVDFIEIGLPFSDPLADGPTIQASSTKALENGMTTKVLFNQLKDIRKTVSIPLLIMGYFNPIMQYGVEAFCKKCAEIGIDGLIIPDLPVHDYNKNYKAIFETYGLINVFLITPQTSDERIKFIDNISSGFIYMVSSAGVTGAKNSFGNTQQTYFERIAAMNLKAPQVIGFGISNAETFKMATSKAKGAIIGSAFVNYITKNGVAEIPKFIAEIR is encoded by the coding sequence ATGAACAGAATTAATAAAAAAATACAAGAAGATAAAAAATTATTATCTATATACTTTACAGCAGGTTATCCTAAATTAAATGATACAGTTGAAGTTATTGAGAGCTTAGAAAAAAGTGGTGTAGATTTTATTGAAATTGGTTTACCTTTTAGTGATCCTTTGGCAGATGGACCAACCATACAAGCCAGTTCTACAAAGGCTTTAGAAAATGGAATGACTACAAAAGTATTGTTTAATCAGTTAAAAGATATTAGAAAAACAGTTTCAATTCCTTTACTTATTATGGGTTATTTTAATCCTATAATGCAGTATGGAGTTGAAGCATTTTGTAAAAAATGTGCAGAAATTGGTATTGATGGATTAATAATTCCAGATTTGCCAGTACACGATTACAATAAAAATTATAAAGCTATTTTTGAAACATATGGTTTAATTAATGTGTTTTTAATTACACCTCAAACTTCAGATGAGCGTATTAAATTTATTGATAATATTTCCAGTGGATTTATTTATATGGTAAGTTCAGCGGGTGTAACTGGAGCTAAAAATAGTTTTGGAAATACACAGCAAACATATTTTGAAAGAATAGCAGCAATGAATTTAAAAGCACCACAAGTAATAGGATTTGGAATTTCTAACGCTGAAACGTTTAAAATGGCAACTTCAAAAGCTAAAGGGGCAATTATTGGATCTGCATTTGTAAATTATATTACTAAAAATGGAGTAGCAGAAATACCAAAATTTATTGCTGAAATACGATAA
- a CDS encoding phosphoribosylanthranilate isomerase has translation MKIKVCGMRDAENISELIQLKPDYLGFIFYGKSKRFVTNFPKLEIPSTIKKVGVFVNETVDNIIEIVEENKLDAVQLHGNESPEYIEELKVLLIKKVEIFKAFSVDDNFDFSKTEPYQKVCDYLLFDTKGKDYGGNGVKFNWQVLDNYKGNLPYLLSGGISKKDAQALLLFLSKQEAEKCIGVDINSGFEIEPALKNINDIKEFKQNLK, from the coding sequence ATGAAAATTAAAGTATGTGGAATGCGAGATGCCGAAAATATTTCGGAATTGATACAATTAAAACCAGATTATTTGGGTTTTATATTTTATGGTAAATCGAAGCGTTTTGTAACTAATTTTCCGAAGCTAGAAATTCCTTCAACTATAAAAAAAGTAGGTGTTTTTGTAAATGAAACTGTTGACAATATTATAGAAATAGTTGAAGAAAATAAACTGGATGCTGTTCAATTACACGGAAATGAAAGTCCAGAATATATTGAAGAACTTAAAGTTTTATTGATTAAAAAAGTTGAAATTTTCAAAGCTTTTTCAGTAGATGATAATTTTGATTTCTCTAAAACTGAACCTTATCAAAAAGTATGTGATTATTTACTTTTTGATACAAAAGGAAAAGATTACGGAGGAAATGGAGTAAAATTTAATTGGCAAGTTTTAGACAATTACAAAGGAAATTTACCTTATTTATTAAGTGGTGGAATTTCTAAAAAAGATGCACAAGCATTATTGTTATTTCTTAGTAAACAGGAAGCTGAAAAATGTATAGGAGTTGATATAAATAGTGGTTTTGAAATTGAACCAGCATTAAAAAATATAAATGACATTAAAGAATTTAAACAAAATTTAAAATGA
- a CDS encoding TonB-dependent receptor plug domain-containing protein produces MKNPLKIITILLVFAIYSTPIFSQTKVKKTKISGYIKDSNGNIIKDAVFFTDEVKTKATINNYGSYKLKVNSDTKKIKAFSYSRGIIEIDYKGQKKIDFIYNNYSPSATPKVVEKRDSDTFEYKDVFEMIRAKVPGVRVQSDNTILIRGTTSFNGSTAPLFVVNGTPVSSIDNISPQFVDKISVLKGPETAIYGVRGSNGVILITLKKKI; encoded by the coding sequence ATGAAAAACCCTTTAAAAATAATAACAATTCTGTTAGTTTTTGCAATATACTCTACTCCTATTTTTAGTCAAACTAAAGTAAAGAAAACTAAAATATCAGGTTATATTAAAGATTCAAATGGAAATATAATTAAAGATGCGGTCTTTTTTACAGATGAAGTTAAAACTAAAGCAACCATTAATAATTATGGATCTTATAAATTAAAAGTCAATTCTGATACTAAAAAAATTAAGGCTTTTTCATATTCAAGAGGAATTATTGAAATTGATTATAAAGGGCAAAAAAAAATTGATTTTATTTACAATAATTACAGTCCTTCTGCAACTCCAAAAGTTGTTGAAAAAAGAGATAGTGATACTTTTGAATACAAAGATGTTTTTGAAATGATACGAGCAAAAGTACCAGGTGTAAGAGTTCAATCTGATAATACAATTCTTATTAGAGGAACCACATCTTTTAATGGAAGTACGGCTCCTTTATTTGTTGTTAATGGAACTCCTGTTTCAAGTATTGATAATATTTCTCCTCAATTTGTTGATAAAATTTCTGTTTTAAAAGGACCTGAAACGGCTATTTATGGTGTACGAGGCTCCAATGGTGTTATTTTAATCACATTAAAGAAAAAAATATAA